A window of Rosa rugosa chromosome 7, drRosRugo1.1, whole genome shotgun sequence genomic DNA:
TGCTCTTTATCTACAGAAGTCCAGTTCTTCGGTCTACTTTCTGAGTAGTGTGTCTTTTTCATCCTTCTTAGCTGGCTAAAGTAATTTCATAGTTGCCCTAATACTTTTTTCCCTAATACTTTTTTCATATGCAGGTGTTTATGCGGGTGATCCTTCAAAGTTAAGTATGAAAGCAGCATTTGGCAAAGTTTGGAACCTAGAGCAAAATGGGGGTAGCATCATTGGTGGAGCTTTTAAAGCAATCCAGGAGAGAAATCGTGCTCCAAAGACACCTCGAGATCCGTAAGGAACACATTCTTGCTTTGGAGCTTGTGTCATGATGTAAATTATATAGTTTATTTTCAATGCCCTGATTTTAGTTATTCCATAGGCGTCTACCAAAACCCAAGGGCCAAACAGTTGGATCTCTTAGGAAGGGTCTTTCCATGCTGCCAGATGCACTTTCTTCAAGGTACCCTCTTTAGCTAACTTAAGTACTCTTGATGGCAAGGGTCGAAGGAATGTGTTCTTTCATATGCAACACTCTTAATTTTCTCAGCCATCATGGTTGTAATGTGTTCAGTTTATGTTTGGCAGGTTGGGTGACAAAGTGAAGTTATCCTGGAAGCTTTCAGGTATCAGTAAATTGGACAAAGGAGGGTACACTCTGACATATGAAACTCCAGAAGGATTGGTCTCAGTACTGAGTAAAAGTGTTGTTATGACCATTCCATCCTATGTAGCAAGCAGTCTATTGCGTCCTCTATCAGTACGTTTCTTTGTtacatttcttttcctttcctttaGTTACAAAATATTTACTGTTGTAACCCTAAGGCCTAATTAAAGCACGTGTTTCTAAAaaatggtatttttttttttggacataGGTAAAAAAATGGTGTCTAAAGGGCTAATTGCGGTAACATTTGCAGTTTGTTTATTATGGGCTGCCACTCAAAGTAATTTTTGTTTAGCctcattgttttcttttcccCTGCAGGCTGCTGCTGCAGATGCATTATCAAAATTTTATTACCCGCCAGTTGCAGCTGTGTCTATTTCATATCCAAAAGAAGCAATCCGGACTGAATGCCTAATAGATGGTGAACTAAAGGGATTTGGTCAACTACATCCTCGTAGCCAAGGGCTGAAAACATTAGGTAGATTTTCTGTTGTTCAGAAATTCATTAATTTTGTCTACAACTCATGACGCCTAATGAGGGGGTTTCTAGCTTCAATGGTATATAGGGTTTACCCGTATGCATGTGGTGAGAGTTTGGCTCTTGCTCTTCCCCTTCCCACACCTTACACCTCCTAAATCAAACAAACACTCGGTGATCAGAATTTTTAGTACTTAACCTGTGGCTTTCCTGGGTGCAGGAACTATATACAGCTCATCACTCTTTCCTAATCGAGCACCAGCTGGAAGGGTACTGCTCTTGAACTATATTGGAGGGGCCACCAATCCCGGTATTTTGTCCGAGGTAAGACAATTTCAAAGGATATGTGTGTTAAAAAGATGCATTTTGTCGTATTGAGGCACTGTGATGGCAAGGCTGGGATTAGATGTATGGAAGAGTGTATTGTAAATTTTTCATAAATTGTCAGGCAGGTGTGAAAGTATACTTCAATACATCGAGTGAGTTAAATACATCTGTTTTCAAATGTTCCTCCTTTTAATCCTGATTGTTCTCGAGTGAGTATCTTTTAAATGTTTCTGTTTTGACGGCCAATGTCGATACATGGAtagttaaaataaaataaaaaaataacaaatcatTTATGATTTTGTACTTGAGCATATAATCCATATACTaggctagtcaagtaataatgtcAAGTCAAGCATTGTAAGAGTTCATCTTTTTCCAAGTCTgtgatctttttcttcttctttgttcaaCTCTTTTCTACCTCTATTGAGAAAtgttatatttttattcttgaCAGACAGAGAGTGAACTTGTTGAAGCAGTTCATCAGGATTTGAAAAAAGTCCTCATAAAGCCTAATGCTAAGGATCCACTCGTATTGGGTGTCAGAGTGTGGTCACAAGCGATTCCACAGTTCTTGGTTGGTCATTTTGATGTTCTAGATGCTGCAAATGCTGCTCTTAGGGATACTGAGACCCAAGGGTTGTTCCTTGGTGGGAATTATGTGTCCGGTGTAGCCTTGGGCCGGTGTGTTGAGGGTGCGTATGATATTGCAGCTGATGTGGCCAATTTTCTATCACAATATGCTTACAAATAGTACACAGTAATCTGAATCCTATAGAATGTAATGCTAGAGGAAGTGGATTTTCGGATGTTCCTATAGTGTGTTGGGCAGCCTAGGTGAGTCTAATCGCCTCATCAACATAGAGTCCTGTCTAGGTATTTTGTTTCTGTTCGTATAATCTTATTTATACTTAAAATTACCTTGGAGCTGTGGCATCAATAATTGCTTCAGTGTGAATTGTGAATTGCTCATTCCATGTTTAGTGCTGAAACTTCATTATGTAGATTTGATTTGTTCCGTGTGAATGAAAATGCGAGTTGCAAGGGAAATTGCATGAGCAAaacattttgttttgttttgtttagtctTTAATTTGGTAGCTTTTGATGTGCATATAGTTTCTTATCTAATCCCCAGAGTAAATATCAATCAATGGTTATAAAAAATAGTAAATCTACGCACCAATCAGTTTGATGATGATCATAACTGATCAGCAGGCATGTAATGCATGTATGGTAAAGATTTGGTCATGTCATGCTTTATGGTAAACCAGCCGTCGTAATCCCTCATGCACGTCAAAGCCGCTTCTTCCAGGTTGCTGTTCTTGCCCCTCCAGCTTCTCGGTACATATGCAGGCTCTGAGCACCATGAACTGTGAGTCCAAAACAACAAATGAAAAGCGTAGCCTTTAATCCTAATGACTAAAGGATTAGCTCCAAGATTCCATCTTCGAAACACAGAGTTTGCATGTGACAGTTCTTGTATCTCCATTTGCAGCTGCTTAATTCGAAGTCACCCCATGCCAAGAATCTGGCCTTAATTTGTTCACTCGTATCTTATTAATCTCCGACTCAAGGATGCTAGAGTCCGTTAAAACACGAATCAATGTACTGCTTGTTAGTAGTTGTTACACAAACAACATGATTCTTTTGCTCCAATTGGCTCAGTAGAGAGTTCTGCTTTCTGTAAGAGTTGTTAGTGTGGGTGTCTAATCAGGATATTAAACCTAGTTTGAATGAAAAGTTTTGTTGTCCTGTTGCAATGTTgcatctttcaaaaaaaaaaaaaaaaaaaaaaaaaaaaactatcctACTCATTAGGGCAAATCTAATAGCTAGTTTTACGTCGTTCTGTTTCTGAAAATCAAAACTGAATGAGCACCCATAGCCACTGAGCGCTAGACCTACTTCAAGATGGACACAGGACACCTCCTGGTACAAAAAGATGAACCATGGGCCGGCCGGGGAATTCATCAGGCTCGCTGGATTTTGATGTGGGTGAAATCCTACGGAGAATCATGGCGGAGGAGGACCTTGAGAGACGGGAAAACCTTTGCTTATGTAAACTGGGTTCCTCGCGCTGTGCATAAGAATAGTCTGGTAGAGTGGGGGCAGCTCGTCTAACCTACCAACTAAACTCTACTACGCCAGGAGATTGAACTTAGGTAGGGCAAAAACGGTGGTGGAGCTATGAGTAACCTTACCCAGTTAAAACtgggtattttttactaaatgAAAAAAAACACACTAAATGACCACACCAGCACAGGCAGCACTCAACCTGCTGGGGGAGATAGAAATAAGCTAGGCAAACCATTGCACTAATAACAACACCTCTATTGTTTTTCAGGACAAATTCAtttatatctttttcttttaaaactaGCTCACCTAAATTTTTGTGCTTAGCTCCACCACTGGGCACAATTACAATTAAACTATAGTACCAAGCACCTTAATCAACAAATTAGTAAGTGCACATATAACTCGGTATCACAAGAAATGATTCCATCACTGTATTTGTGAGCAGTTGCTGCTTAATTTGTGTAGActtttgtttttcaatactACAACTAAAGAGAGACAAAAACCATGAATGTGAGCCTTGATTCTTCTCCCCTtatattaataatatatatttttttttttgaaaaagtttgatGTACATGCTTGTATGTCATGCATGAATTTATAAATATGACAATAAATTTATTGTCATTGTGGTAACATGCatgagtctttttttttttttttggtgaaatctCATGTCACCTACAAAATGGAAACATTAAACATTGTTTAGTATGTCATACATTAAACATTAAACAAAATGGAAACATTAAACATCAGAAACAATGATTATCAACTTGCAATGCAATTATACGAAACCTTAACTTGCAATCATCAATCACAATTGAATTAAACACTAAACAATTCCTAAAAACTAACGCAAAATAAGAACCCAAGGCCAAAGAGAGAAGTTTACCACATCGTTCATGCTCCTCAGCTATGAGCTCCCAATCGGCATCACTCATATCGTCCGACCTGTAGGCCATGACGAAGAGCCAGAGAGACTTTCTGGTTGGGGATTTTCGATTGGAGATGAAGAGGCCGCGGGCCTTGTCGTCGTCGCCGGAGAATCAGTGCTCGTTTAGGGTTCTGATGCAGGTGAAGGCGATGGTGGCGGTGGACGGTCTCGTCGAAGAGCTAGAGACCATGACGACTTTGTTGTGTAGATCGCGCCATGTCTCCAAGTCGTCACTGGCGATTGTGAGGTATGCAACGACATCAGTTTGTCAGTCGCGCCTTGCCTCTAGGTCGTCGCCGGCAAGCAACGGCATCGATTTGGTTTGCTAGGGAGAGTCGCGCCATGCCACCAGGTCGTCGCCAGTAAGCTCGTGAGGTCTGCAACGGTATCtcagtttgagagagagagagagagagagagagagaggtttttttttttttttttttgaaaccagAGAGAGATATTATAAATTGAGAGGTCAGTAATTGTGAAAGGGTACAATTGTCATAGAGTTAAAAGTTTGAATATAgaagtggccttatgtgtacaagaAAACTTAGATGGCCTTAtagctaattaaagtttcaaaatgacacttacatgtaattttctatatatatatttatgtttttagataatcaaaaaaaatttgaaagttttgatatgttttatttataaaaaaatatatattggtTGTTATTTGATACCTAATCTAAACTTGGaggtctaattttttttttttaaattaaacaaaattataatattaatttagaaagaaaaacaaaagaaatgtaAGAAAATAGCGTGGAGCCCACGCTGAATACGCGGAAATAGAAGCGGAgcaagaagagaaagagagaacgaCGTGGTTCTCACGCCAGCTAAATCctattagagcaagtgcacccgtagtcaagaaaaggcaaagtcgagaagtcaagaattcgaccagtcaagttactattcactgccactggacatgggtttacacccgttgtttttcttgcccggtcaacactattcattattatataattttagggggtctcgaaaatcgactttttacacatacataatttgggaaaacttccttcatgaaagttatagagatcgtatcgacgatctcgtgcatacgtggaacgcaatattcggagttcgtatgaatttattataaatttttgaaatctgaaaattttccataaatagcaaaaaaaaaaaaaaattctattttgtttaaaaGGATcttaaattttcagtttttcatttcccccctccggttctctctctcgcagctgcaccagacgaaggtccgacccgacccggatttttcttcgtcctccggcgtcctccggccaagGACCCGGCCCCCCCCgatgtgagccccggaaaatttatcgagcttaaatTAAGATTGTTCAACaagttatttatttacgatctcgataaatgtcaagatgctcgagaaaattttcagaaattttcataaagtgaaatcctcaatttaggagttggataataaagtacacgacccgacgagttcgtggaaattttcgggagATTTTTCGGATACTCGAGCTATTTACCGTGATTTTCTGAAGTTTAgagattttagaaaataaaaagaaaaccaacGGTGCAATCAAGGCCGTCCATTAGGCACCGCTTGATCACTGCCgtccaaaaacaaataaaggagTTTATAAATGGGCCTGGGATCAGAGGAGTGATCCAGAAATCTCGAGAGAGAAGCTCGAAGCTTCTGACCCGAAGGGAGAGCGCCGACCCGGAAGAgaaacccgaccggaaatcTCACCTCCGGCCACCGTTGGCCGAGAAATTTATGTCTATCGCCTCCTCTCGTCGTCGCCGTCACTCCTATGGTCTTCGATTGCCCATGCACCGGACGAGGAGGGAGAAACGTCAGTGAGAAGGTCTGAGTCTCTCCGGCGAGTTCTGCAATTTCCGGCCACCGTCGGAGCTGCAAGTGGTATGAAAAACTATCCCCTCGTCATGCTCTACACGTTTGTGTACATAGTTTACGAATTGGATTAAGTTTTGATGTTTTTCGTTCTTGGGTGACTTCGGCTCCGTCGAAATTCTTCGACGCCGGTAGCTTTTTCGGCATTGATGGGCTTTGTTTCTTGCTCGACTGCAACTGTAGGCAAGATATTGGCCAGCTTTCTGGGTAGATTACGTCAACATCCTCAGTCCCTCAGCTACCTAGTTTCGGCACGTGGTTTGGCTTGATTGCAGTGGGATTTTGAAGGTATATTTCAAACCTCGAATCAAGTTTTGATCTTGGTTTGGTTCTTGGAAGATAGGAAACTGAGTTTGGTTTGGTATGGTGAGATGAAATCTCTATCTGATATCGATTGTGTTAAGTTAGTTTACTGATGGCTTTTGGAGTTTATGCTCGAATTAGGAATTAAGTTTGGTGGAGTTGATTGTTTGTATGTGTTATGAACAGTGTTGTGGTTGAATTCGGATTACCCTGGTTGTGTGTTCAAGTTTATTAAGTTGTTGAGAGTTGATAATCGGGTATTGTGATCTTGAAGTGGATAATT
This region includes:
- the LOC133721915 gene encoding protoporphyrinogen oxidase 1, chloroplastic, coding for MTTLSRLADLPSFAAPPPLLTHRPPPSVFLTPKPTKPSPPHHFFKLRCSVAKQSTVTPVEVAADGAISSVDCVVVGGGISGLCIAQALATKHNDAVPNVIVTEARDRVGGNIITVEKDGYLWEEGPNSFQPSDSMLTMLVDSGLKDDLVLGDPNAPRFVLWDGKLRPVPSSPADIAFFDLMSIGGKLRAAFGALGIRPSPPPPGQEESVEEFVRRNLGDEVFERLIEPFCSGVYAGDPSKLSMKAAFGKVWNLEQNGGSIIGGAFKAIQERNRAPKTPRDPRLPKPKGQTVGSLRKGLSMLPDALSSRLGDKVKLSWKLSGISKLDKGGYTLTYETPEGLVSVLSKSVVMTIPSYVASSLLRPLSAAAADALSKFYYPPVAAVSISYPKEAIRTECLIDGELKGFGQLHPRSQGLKTLGTIYSSSLFPNRAPAGRVLLLNYIGGATNPGILSETESELVEAVHQDLKKVLIKPNAKDPLVLGVRVWSQAIPQFLVGHFDVLDAANAALRDTETQGLFLGGNYVSGVALGRCVEGAYDIAADVANFLSQYAYK